A region of the Hylaeus volcanicus isolate JK05 chromosome 5, UHH_iyHylVolc1.0_haploid, whole genome shotgun sequence genome:
AGGCAGTTCCTATTTCGTCACAAAGATATCGGCTCGTCGAAAGCAGAAGTAGCtgcaaaatttgtaaatagtaGAATTCCAGGCTGTAATGTTGTATCTCATTGTTGTAAGATACAGGATAAAGGCGAAGAATTTTACAGACAGTTTCATATGGTACTTTGTGGCCTAGATTCAATAGTTGCTAGAAGATGGATCAATGGTATGCTTCTATCccttttaatttatgaaaatggaGAGTTAGATAAATCTAGTGTAATACCCATGATTGATGGAGGAACAGAAGGTTTCAAAGGAAATGTAAGGGTAATATTACCTGGTTTGACAGCTTGCATTGAATGCACCTTAGATTTATATCCTCCTCAGGTGAATgctctatacatatatttgtttttattaaatgttatacttcttattttcaatctaattgtttaaatacagGTTACATATCCATTATGTACAATAGCAAATACTCCACGTTTGCCAGAGCATTGCATAGAGTATGTAAAAGTGCTACAATGGTCAAAAGAAAATCCATTCGATTCTCCAATAGATGGTGATGATCCTCAACACATAAACTGGATTTATGAAAAATCCAATGAGAGAGCTGCacaatttaatatacagggttTAACGTATAGACTAGTGCAGGGtgttgtaaaaaatattatacctGCTGTAGCATCTACAAATGCTGTTATTGCTGCAGCTTGTGCTACAGAGGCATTTAAACTAGCTAGCAGTTGCAGTGCATCACTGAGTAATTATATGGTAACTATGCAGTGTTAACATATATTCAAGCCAGGCTTTGGTGGtgtaatgtaattaatatatcactttttttaaaaggtGCTTAATGATTTAGATGGAATCTATACTTATACTTATGAGgctgaaagaaaagaagactgTGTGGCATGTAGTCAAATTCCAAAAGAAATTGAGATCAGTAACCCTAAATTCAAATTAAGAGAATTGATACAACTTCTTTGCGAAAGATCTGATTTACAGATGAAGAACCCAGGTCTCACAGCATGTATTGAtggcaaaaataaaacactgtATATGCAAACTGTACAAAGTATTGAAGAAAAAACTCGCGAAAACTTAACGAAAACTTTAGCTGATCTTGGGCTAAAAAATGGCAGCGAGATAAACGTTGCTGATATTACTACTCCTAATacgattatattaaaattaaaatttgtgtgATCTAATTCAGATATGttctaattataaaattccttcATTTTGTTCACGGATTTATGGCTACAATCATCATCGGGTATTTacagtatttatattaatttttgttgaattaaaaaataaatgttcagaCAAGATTCTGTCAGCATTGACCATCGTGAAATGATAAAGATCAAAACATTTTCGATGTAGTATCGTCTTCAACGAACCTATAAAATAGGTATCACACGGTAACATTGTTTTAAACATtgctttaatattaattcattctaAGACTGCGTAATAAACTGGTAttgctattttttcttttaatagtaCTAATCCTTTTGTCTATCCTTAAATATAACAGAAGcgagtattaaaattatagtaGTTTATGACATACCTGTTACATTAACAATAAAGACACGACTGCAAATACAATTCTATATTTctgatgatttttgttttcatttttcatcagACATCGTTTTGCATACAAAAATTAGTAAGTCATAATCCATAAAATTCTATCTTGCTTGATCGTAACTTTTAATCGTAAAATTTTGCGTACCTTCAGAAGTAGACAGTATCTTACAGATTATGCATTAATGCAACTActttttaagagaaaaaaaggagcAATATAATGATTCGTGAAATATGCACGTGTCAAAATCTATACTCGTTAGCttgtcattaatttttaataacaatttcatatcaccatattaaattttatgtttgtatgaatttcGTGCACAGTCCTCTTTTGCATTGCAAAGACTTTTGAGTAGTGACCTCTGTGCACTAAttgtatttctaatatttcgttttaacGTAATGTaacgttaaaaattctatGACTGAAAAATACATCGATTCACTTTCTCCATGTCCAGTGAATACTGTTATCGTAAGTATTGAACCAAATATAATGGAAAGATAATCTTCTAGTTAGAGCAAATGAAGGACAGTGCACCATGACCTAAGACATCTTTTGTTTTACAAGCACACTCGGTAACATTCGACATATGCACAACTTGAGTAGAAAAAATATCTATAACAGACACATTATCTATCCTCCTTATAcaaaactattattacattgtattaatatttcatcatttcCGTCTTTTGGCGCGGCAAGACGATAATTCCCCAAGAATATTCTGTTCTTACATTCTTCACTTTTTCACTCGAACGTGAATAACACGAAGTGCACCTGTAATTAGTTCCAATAACTTTTACTCTAAACACGCAATCGAATTTGCGCGCcaaattaaatggaataaaagttttttgaCGGTTAGGAAATTCTTGAAACGAAATACTCTGTGAATCATTGGCATTTCATCGTTTATGCGGAATCCCaatgtgaacatttttttttccttttgtacAATTCAtagttatttgtttttgtatggTTTTAATTCTCATTCACTAGACACGAGATGCAAGATCAGCTAGTGCAGAACTAGCAATGGTGTCGAAGGGAATCATGTCACGTTTGGCAGTGCATTCAAAAATTGCGGTATACGTTTAACTGTGATTctgttaaaagaatttttcttttaatgcaACGAAATTTTAAGTAGATATTTTAACACAATATAGTTTCTGTTACAAAAAATGTGtacgaaatgaaaatcataCTTCATTGTTGTTTCTTCCACGAAAGAAACACAATATGAATGCACGTGCGACTCGCTTTCTGGCTCGATCGATCTAATTCGCACAACATAGTCGTATATAGTCCGAACATTATTTGCGAAGTAAGTTCACATGCTTGAAATGTAATACGTAAGCTGCAAAATGTCTTATGAATAATTATCGTTCAGTGTATAATAATACCATGGTCCATTAAAAGATATTCCGGTATAAAAACGTAAATGTCAATAAGTGGCGACATAATGTGTCACAAAAGTCTGATTCGTTCAGGGCAGAACTCGACACTTTCGGAACTGATACGGATATAGATAAGTGCTCGAGACAAACAgctataatttttgtatgttgGGCATGATGATATGGGAAATcacaatttgtaaattatgcGTTCCAAAAAAGGAACAAGTATTGAGGTACGGTGAAGGTGGGGGCAAGTGTCTACTTTCTGCTCTGAAGCTGCTAAACAAAAAGTAACGTATGTGCACGATGTTAATACGTCATGATGAACGCTAAAATGGTTGTGTTAGGCCTTGGCGTCAACTTCCATTGCCACTTCGCCTACTGCCTTCTCggccttctttttcttcttctttgcaGACTTCGGGTTTGCCGAGGTATACAAAAGCGTCTGTAAGCATAACAATCGATTAATGTGAagttcttgaaaaaaaaaaagaaacaaatcggtggtattgtaaaataaaaataaactaatatcATACCTTCAGTTCAGGATCTTCGACGACACAATCGGACTGGTACGTATCAAGGTCAAAGGGAAGACCCGTAATTTTATGTGGCCCATTGGGCATTAACAGGACTGTAAATTTGAATTGTGCAGCGAATTCATTTGGCTTTTCGTACAATACCTAGAACAGCGATAAAgacgtgtaaatatttaatatttggaattaaacgataaaaataagtatcaTAGAAACATACTTGGAATGGTTCGATCAACCTGTGATTCACGCATTCCATGACTGCCATTTTTGCTTTCTTCTCGTCTTCGAAAGTGCGTAAGTTAAATGGCATTAGACCATGTTTATGAGTAACTTCAGAGTAAAACATACGCGATGCTTTTAACTTCAGCTGATACGTTTCCtctgttttcttaaatatagtAACTCGAGTATCTTGTTCTCTGCCTACACCTTCACCAGTGCTAACCAGTACGTCCATAGCATATACCTGAAACATAAAGTTTACAGTATGTTAGAAAAATGcttctttaattataattagttaTATGGTACACTAAGTACATATGGTATATTAATTGCATTGTACCTCATGAGTTTCAAGGGTATATTTTTCATGGTCTTTTTTCTGTGCATCATTTGGATTTTGAATTATAGTTTTTTCTCcatctattttaaattgtttcaactgATGGCTTAACATTCCCTCAATTGGTTTACATTTATATGCCTCACAGATTTTTTCCACTGTTCCTGTTATTGTGTAAGTCtgaaggaaagaaaattatgtagAGAAAGGTCAAGAACTAAatggttaaataaaatatagaatatatgaaaatctTACCTCTGTACCTGGTTTAAGAAGCCTCAAGGCAGCTTGAGATGCATAATGTGCAGCTAACACTACATCTGCCTTTCTACCAGTAACTTTCTTCGTAGAAGAAGAACCTATAACAATAGTATGTGCCACAACTGCTATGAAGCCATCAATATGTGCTCCAAGATCTCTGGAAATGATATGTTGatagatatattattaaaagatgaatatttaaattgctaGTCAtgatattaacaaattgtGAACCTACACTTTTACCATGTCTTCATCTTTAAGTATAAGATCCGGTTCACTTGCAATTGGTGAGAAATGACAAATGCAATTGTTCACCGATATGCATGTGGGAAAAGCAATTCCCTTCTTTaactctttctcttttttaaaaactttgcTGGTCTCTTCGAGTAACAATTTATCCCCGAGTTCACAGATTTCTCTGACCGACGATCCAATAACACATTTATCTAAGACTTGTCTCAGTACTCCTGAAATCGtaagcattaatttattattgatagCAAACGTGTTCAAGATCGTACAGTTAAACTACATATTCATAAAACAtcataaatgtaattaaaatagaatttataacttttattcaacttataaataataaattgaaataaaaataagaactAACGCAAAAGGAAGTCGACcgtacgaaaaatattcaaaaaatatcctATGGCTGGTCTTTTTACAGAAATGGCAACACATCGAGATATCAGAGAACGAGTGGATTATGGTCATCGGTAAAAATGGTTAAGCTCCGTATAATGGAAGAAAACTGGCGTCTCTCGTGATCGAatagaaaaagtttaataattccttttcgatcgattattagaaaagcatgaaatatgCAGGTTATCGATAAGTTATTGAAATGTAATAGTCAATGCTAGTCTATCCCACATGGTAAGGGGGCCCGGCATTAGCGCGCCACATTCCATATGGCTAGGCGGAAAATACGACATTAAAGGGCCCATGTTTTCACGGGTCAGTGCCACTTTTGATTTCTGCGCTGCATTAGAGAGCGTTAAGTCGTTTTCTTACGATTTACGATCTCGCCGGCCATTTTATACTTGGTAACAACCAAGTCTTCGGCGATGGTCTTCCCAGTCTCCTCTTTGTCCGCCATGTCTTCAGCACACTGTTACGATCACGTGACTCAGATCTCCTTTGCAGTTGCTTCTGGTTGCTTCCTGTAATAGCCGGCGCTACTGACTACGTTTACAACTAACATCGATTCACAAGGAATGTCGCTCGATCGTCACACGATGATTTTTATCTAATTCTACGCgttgataaaatattgaaaagtattAGACATCTATTTCTCCTTATCGTCTGATATTCGAGGGTTGAAAAGTAGCCTTAAT
Encoded here:
- the LOC128876794 gene encoding NEDD8-activating enzyme E1 catalytic subunit, with product MMCTDHTHRRWSNLRKVLERSGPFCRPDFEPSSETLQFLLENCKILVIGAGGLGCELLKDLALMGFRHIHVIDMDTIELSNLNRQFLFRHKDIGSSKAEVAAKFVNSRIPGCNVVSHCCKIQDKGEEFYRQFHMVLCGLDSIVARRWINGMLLSLLIYENGELDKSSVIPMIDGGTEGFKGNVRVILPGLTACIECTLDLYPPQVTYPLCTIANTPRLPEHCIEYVKVLQWSKENPFDSPIDGDDPQHINWIYEKSNERAAQFNIQGLTYRLVQGVVKNIIPAVASTNAVIAAACATEAFKLASSCSASLSNYMVLNDLDGIYTYTYEAERKEDCVACSQIPKEIEISNPKFKLRELIQLLCERSDLQMKNPGLTACIDGKNKTLYMQTVQSIEEKTRENLTKTLADLGLKNGSEINVADITTPNTIILKLKFV
- the LOC128876796 gene encoding proliferation-associated protein 2G4; its protein translation is MADKEETGKTIAEDLVVTKYKMAGEIVNRVLRQVLDKCVIGSSVREICELGDKLLLEETSKVFKKEKELKKGIAFPTCISVNNCICHFSPIASEPDLILKDEDMVKVDLGAHIDGFIAVVAHTIVIGSSSTKKVTGRKADVVLAAHYASQAALRLLKPGTETYTITGTVEKICEAYKCKPIEGMLSHQLKQFKIDGEKTIIQNPNDAQKKDHEKYTLETHEVYAMDVLVSTGEGVGREQDTRVTIFKKTEETYQLKLKASRMFYSEVTHKHGLMPFNLRTFEDEKKAKMAVMECVNHRLIEPFQVLYEKPNEFAAQFKFTVLLMPNGPHKITGLPFDLDTYQSDCVVEDPELKTLLYTSANPKSAKKKKKKAEKAVGEVAMEVDAKA